One stretch of Cygnus olor isolate bCygOlo1 chromosome 1, bCygOlo1.pri.v2, whole genome shotgun sequence DNA includes these proteins:
- the BACH1 gene encoding transcription regulator protein BACH1, with amino-acid sequence MSLSEKNSVVFAYESSVHSTNVLLSLDDQRKQDILCDVTILVEDQRFRAHKAVLAACSSYFLSRIVGQLDADLIITLPEEVTLKGFSPLLQFAYTAKLILNKDNVSEVCKCAEFLGVHNIEESCFQFLKFKFLDCKSDQQECPRKKCCTQHCKKANPKIGNVNDGDLEIDDEAEELIEKEYIQTSHTKLCKDEENPKTSPALQDNTNQTCDPSHLEKGNVSSSSSQCPKYRKFQKAFGNDKVHTTESNSSIKDTQVPPFLGKEISDNDGTRKAQECVPMQLVSKCEETQVKMEEGEEDTEKKEESKKDSVTQSVSCPVEKTDVAAFPQNTAAPHGLNSVSFLHTCEQYGNLNFSGVQNNTVLAEKTVTSTGVGNDKIEGQDDVPLKVDLCTREAINITSAGDRSSVEREIAEHLAKGFWSDIYSTEPCQIHLQSAVLKECSEPVYSGKKSECPWLGIRISESPEPCSQRTFTTLNSVNCPFISNLSTEGCSNSSEISSGDYVQGQQQEQCPYNYVISLGEDSETDTEGDSESCSAREQECEVKLPFNAQRIISLSRNDFQSFLKMHKLTPEQLDCIHDIRRRSKNRIAAQRCRKRKLDCIQNLESEIEKLQNERENLLKERNHILSTLGETKQNLTGLCQQVCKEAALSHEQIQILAKYSSSDCPLSFLFPERERTAPSDSELAIPTGLELADGLSGVTSTNEQSSCYQCVKGVCDAPYDQVQELHPASVRTLEKTSLIEQCGQSGAITDFCQQMTDKCTTDE; translated from the exons ATGTCTCTAAGTGAGAAGAATAGTGTGGTTTTTGCATATGAGTCTTCAGTACATAGTACCAATGTACTTCTCAGTCTTGATGATCAGAGAAAGCAAGATATTCTTTGTGATGTTACTATTTTAGTGGAAGACCAACGATTTCGGGCTCACAAAGCTGTGCTTGCAGCTTGCAGTAGTTACTTCCTTTCAAGAATTGTGGGCCAGTTGGATGCTGATCTTATCATCACTTTACCAGAGGAG gtAACACTTAAAGGATTTAGTCCCTTGCTTCAGTTTGCATACACAGctaaacttattttaaataaagacaatgTGTCTGAAGTTTGCAAGTGTGCTGAATTCTTGGGCGTACACAACATTGAAGAGTCCTGCTTCCAGTTTCTCAAATTCAAATTTTTGGACTGTAAATCGGATCAGCAGGAATGTCCTAGGAAGAAATGTTGTACACAACATTGTAAGAAAGCAAACCCTAAAATTGGCAACGTGAATGATGGAGACCTAGAAATAGATGATGAAGCAGAAGAACTTatagaaaaagaatatattcaaACATCTCACACAAAGCTCtgtaaagatgaagaaaatccTAAAACATCACCTGCTCTCCAAGATAACACCAATCAAACGTGTGATCCGTCACATTTAGAAAAGGGTAATGTCTCCAGCTCATCTTCCCAATGTCCAAAGTATAGGAAATTCCAGAAAGCTTTTGGAAATGACAAGGTTCATACTACAGAGTCCAATTCCAGTATTAAAGACACTCAGGTGCCACCCTTTCTTGGGAAGGAAATATCTGATAATGATGGCACACGAAAAGCTCAGGAGTGTGTACCTATGCAGCTGGTCTCCAAATGTGAAGAGACTCAGgtaaaaatggaagaaggggaggaagacactgagaaaaaggaagagtcAAAGAAGGATTCTGTGACTCAGAGTGTTTCATGTCCTGTGGAGAAAACTGATGTTGCTGCTTTCCCTCAAAACACTGCTGCACCTCATGGACTTAATTCTGTGTCTTTTTTGCATACATGTGAGCAATATGGTAACTTGAATTTCAGTGGTGTGCAAAACAACACAGTCTTAGCTGAAAAAACTGTAACAAGTACTGGAGTTGGGAATGACAAAATTGAAGGTCAAGATGATGTACCTTTAAAGGTTGATTTGTGCACTAGAGAAGCCATTAACATTACATCAGCTGGTGATCGAAGCAGTGTGGAGAGAGAGATAGCAGAACATCTAGCAAAAGGGTTCTGGAGCGATATTTACAGTACAGAGCCCTGCCAAATACATTTACAGTCTGCAGTTCTGAAAGAATGCTCGGAGCCTGTATATTCAGGGAAGAAATCAGAGTGTCCGTGGCTGGGAATCAGGATCAGTGAAAGCCCTGAACCTTGCTCTCAACGAACTTTTACAACATTGAATTCTGTCAACTGCCCCTTCATAAGTAACCTTAGTACCGAAGGATGCTCCAACAGCTCTGAAATAAGCAGTGGAGATTATGTTCAGGGACAACAGCAAGAACAATGTCCCTATAATTATGTGATAAGTTTAGGAGAGGATTCAGAAACTGACACTGAGGGAGACAGTGAATCCTGTTCAGCAAGAGAACAAGAATGTGAG GTAAAACTGCCATTTAATGCACAAAGGATTATCTCACTTTCCAGAAATGACTTccagtcatttctgaaaatgcataAATTAACTCCTGAACAGTTGGACTGTATTCATGATATCCGAAGGCGAAGTAAAAATAGAATCGCAGCACAGCGATGTCGTAAGAGAAAACTTGACTGCATACAGAATCTTGAATCTGAAATCGAAAAACTG caaaatgagagagaaaacttGCTGAAGGAGAGAAATCACATTTTGTCAACTCTGGGTGAGACAAAGCAGAATTTGACTGGACTTTGCCAGCAGGTGTGTAAGGAAGCAGCCTTGAGTCATGAGCAAATACAAATACTTGCGAAATATTCTTCCTCAGATTGTCcgctttcatttttattcccgGAGAGAGAACGAACAGCGCCATCTGATAGCGAGCTCGCAATACCAACGGGTCTAGAACTAGCAGATGGCCTTTCAGGTGTTACGTCTACAAATGAGCAGAGTTCCTGTTATCAGTGTGTGAAAGGTGTGTGTGATGCACCATATGATCAAGTACAAGAACTGCATCCAGCTTCTGTAAGAACATTGGAGAAAACTTCACTCATAGAGCAGTGTGGACAGAGTGGTGCTATCACAGACTTCTGTCAGCAAATGACTGACAAATGCACTACAGATGAGTAA